Within the Flavobacterium sp. CG_23.5 genome, the region ATCACTCTTGAACCAGTCCCGCCAATTCCAAATACATATAATTTTGCCATAATTTATTTTTTAAAAAGGTGTTTTACTAGCACGAACACTTTTGAATTTTAATACTATTGAAAAAAAGAAACTGAAAATTACTGTCCACAGTAAGTTTACCATTGAGAAATTGATATGATCTGTTATAGAGTGGGGATTACCATCTGATGAAGTGGAATAAAAGTCTTCCATTGCGGTAACACTATAGAAGTAAGCGGAAATAAAATTCACTATACCAATTACCAAAAGCCAAATAAACCAATACCTTTTTTTAAAAAAACCATTATAATTTGAAATGAAATAGTAATAGCTTGCAATAAGTACAAAAGACGTGCTGAGCATAATAAATCCTATTATTGAAAAGATTCCTGACTCGTACATGTCATCAGAAAAGTTTTGAATATAAAATAAATCTAAAGGATGAAATCCATCATATAAGGTTGCGAAAAAATCATTCATAATTATTTTTTAATGTTAATGGTTAGTTCTAAATAGTTATTGTTTTTTGACTGTGTTTCGTATGCTTCACTAATTCCCTCAATTAAGTACTTTATTCCAAATGTACTATTAGGGCTTTTTAAAATATTACTATCATCATTGGTACTGGTAGTATAAACCCAATTTGGAATTTGTTTGTTTAAAGTGAAAGATAGATTTGTGAAATTTGGTTTAGTAGATTCAAATACAATATAATGCGTTGGTTCTGCTTTAGCTTTGGAAAGCATATTTATTGAAGAAGCTCCAAGCTGTTTTTTGTCGAACTTATATATGCCTTTTATTTTATAATCACCTTCTCTAATTCTATAATTAGATTTGTCAGATACATAACTATCTTCAATAGGCACGTTGCTTAAGTCTAATGCTACTGAAAAAATAAAGCTAGAGCTATTTCTATTATTTATTGAAACGTCTTCAATGCCCTGCACTGCTCCATTATTTTTGTATTCTCTGTCAGGTTTATATCTACCGGAATCTTCCTTCGTGTCTATTACAGAATAATAAACTTCTTTAGAATAGTCTTTTAATGTTAAGTTGTATATATTCTCAAATCCTTCTACTTTGTTTTTTGATAGCTCAATATTTGAATTAAATTTCGTCATCGCTTTTTCACTTCCAATTATACTCATATAATAGGGCCTAGATATATTATTTAATTGTGTTTTTTTATTGTCTTTGTCATAATAGGTGCCATTAAATGACGAGTTCAATTTCACAATAGTTGTAGCCAATGTCTCTTTGTTTTTGAATTTTGTCAAAAAAGCATCTTTGGTTAAACTTTTTTGGTCACTTAGTAAATCCTCTGTTTTATTTCCTTCTATAGAATAAATGCAATCTGATAAAAGAATTGAAATTGTGTTTTGGGATGTTTTTGTCAATATTTGTTTGAAAATATTATTCAAATTGCTTGAATAAGTGTCGCCTACTTTGAATGTTTTTGTGTTAAGAGAATTTGAAAAATTCACGATATTACCCTCAATATTAGTCGGATATATAGCAGAATTGATAAAATTTATTTTTAAATTCTTTTCATCATAATAATACTTTAGCATTACTAATAAATCACGAATTGCCCCTTTGAATTGAGTGTTTCCTTGCACATAGCCATTCATACTACCCGAATTTTCGATATAAACATTGACAAAATAATCTTTAGATTCATCAACATTATTTCTTTTTTCAACTTTTTCGCCTTCTTTTTCTAAAAATGAAATCAATTTTACTTCATCAAAACTTCCATTTGTAAAAAATTTTTTAAATTTTCTTTCGTTGTCAAAAAGTTTTATGTGATCAATTAATTTGTCTAATTCATCTACGGTTATTTTGGAGTCACTTTTAGAATATTCCAAATAGGAATCTTCAAAGACGTCATATTCGCCACCACAACCAATAGTAGTTAAGAGAAGAGTAAAGAGTAAGAATCTAAATAGTTTATTCATTGTCATTATTTTATTTTAATAATAATATTTCCGTCACTCACGTCCAATATATTAATACCCTCTATTGTTTTTTTAAATTCATTAGAAAGATACTGACTAGTATTGTCATGCGTTATTATAATAGAACCTGTAGAATCCAATAAGGTATTATTTAAACTTTTAACAAAAGGTATGTTGCGAAGCTGACGCAGTACATCTTGAAAATTACTATGGTTTACATTTCTAACTTCCATGTTAGTAACATTGTTTTTTATTGTAGAATCATCGTAAACGGGAGGCTTAGCTACTTGTTCCGTTACTGTATTTACTTCAGTTTTTGTATACGCTTTTGGTTCGTTTTTTAATTTAGGATTCTCACCGTGTTTATTTAAATAGGTATCTCCTTCTATAAACAACATCCCTAACACATAAAATGGAATTATCTGGAACCATCCATTTTTGTCCATGTCATGACACCTCTTAGCCCCTTGTGCCCATAAAAACCATAACATTGGTATTATTGCCAAGCCCATTCCTGGATTGTCTTTTTTTGTAATTTCGATTATCGCAGTATAAAGTATTATATAGATAATGATACTTATTCCATACTCAGTTCTTCTTATTCTACCGTCAAATGAAAAAGGTTTTTTAAACATTTAATTCTGATTAAATTAATTTTTGATGTTTTCTGTTTATAATGATTACAACCAGTCTGTTTACATTAAGCGATGTAAAGAAGAGCATGCACGATTTTTTCACGAAGCTTTTATTTTGAAATATTTTTTACCTAAGAAACAGTGATTATAATAACTTTGCTTTTTTAATCTGAAATTCTTCAGCCGATATTATTCCTTTTTCCATTAATCCATGTAATTTTCCTAATTCTTCCGCGGTGTTTATGTTTCTTGTTTGATAAAGAACTGCGCCTAGATTATATTTTGCATTAAATTTATTTTCATCCATCGTCAGGAAAATAATAAAATCAACAAAGGCTATTATAGCTGGAATAAATGTCCAACAGAAAATAAGGTAAAGTAGCCCAAGACCACCTTGTCCTAGATAAAAACGATGAACACCGATCCCTCCTAAAAAGAAAGCGAAAATTGCAGCTGTTGTTTTATTTTTCATATTTTAATGTTTAAGTAGGTCCTACTCGTAAGGATTTTCGGTTACTCCACGTTTTTGATGGTTTCTGGGCTCCATATGTTTAATAATCATAAAATTTATTAACGAATATCACTTTCGGTTAAGATTTTTTATCAGACCAAACCTACACCCAATAAAAAACTATTCTTTACGGTTTCCCACATTTGAAGAAAATAAATATCTAATTTGAACTTTATTTACATTTGTTTTGCATCAAATTATAGTCTTTTGATTGGTAAATTGTAAATTAAGGTGGTTTTAAATGATTTCGCAATACCCACTTTTAGTGATATTTAACATTTTTTTAATAA harbors:
- a CDS encoding NINE protein, whose product is MKNKTTAAIFAFFLGGIGVHRFYLGQGGLGLLYLIFCWTFIPAIIAFVDFIIFLTMDENKFNAKYNLGAVLYQTRNINTAEELGKLHGLMEKGIISAEEFQIKKAKLL
- a CDS encoding DUF805 domain-containing protein, whose translation is MFKKPFSFDGRIRRTEYGISIIIYIILYTAIIEITKKDNPGMGLAIIPMLWFLWAQGAKRCHDMDKNGWFQIIPFYVLGMLFIEGDTYLNKHGENPKLKNEPKAYTKTEVNTVTEQVAKPPVYDDSTIKNNVTNMEVRNVNHSNFQDVLRQLRNIPFVKSLNNTLLDSTGSIIITHDNTSQYLSNEFKKTIEGINILDVSDGNIIIKIK